A genome region from Anopheles stephensi strain Indian chromosome 2, UCI_ANSTEP_V1.0, whole genome shotgun sequence includes the following:
- the LOC118502822 gene encoding serine-rich adhesin for platelets-like isoform X5 has translation MGEDHYASVARSGKGTPAEMSGMNFAPVATLYHPQSNNPSDLEWTRASLMGEDHYASVSRSGKDTPAETQKSNGAQATLNHPSSNNPSESQWIRASLLGEDHYASVSRSGKGTPAEMSGINFAPGVAEAKPASVASVARSDNTKAAQTQKSNGAQATLNHPSSNNPSESQWIRASLLGEDHYASVSRSGKDTPAETQKSNGAQATLNHPSSNNPSESQWIRASLLGEDHYASVSRSGKDTPAETQKSNGAQATLNHPSSNNPSESQWIRASLLGEDHYASVSRSGKDTPAETQKSNGAQATLNHPSSNNPSESQWIRASLLGEDHYASVSRSGKDTPAETQKSNGAQATLNHPSSNNPSESQWIRASLLGEDHYASVSRSGKDTPAETQKSNGAQATLNHPSSNNPSESQWIRASLLGEDHYASVSRSGKDTPAETQKSNGAQATLNHPSSNNPSESQWIRASLLGEDHYASVSRSGKDTPAETQKSNGAQATLNHPSSNNPSESQWIRASLLGEDHYASVSRSGKDTPAETQKSNGAQATLNHPSSNNPSESQWIRASLLGEDHYASVSRSGKGTPAEMSGINFAPGVAEAKPASVASVARSDNTKAAQTQKSNGAQATLNHPSSNNPSESQWIRASLLGEDHYASVSRSGKDTPAETQKSSGAQATLNHPSSNNPSESQRTRASLMGEDHYASVSRSGKGTPAEMSGMNFAPVATLYHPQSNNPSDPEWTRASLMGEDHYASVSRSGKDTPAETQKSNGAQATLNHPSSNNPSESQWIRASLLGEDHYASVSRSGKDTPAETQKSNGAQATLNHPSSNNPSESQRTRASLMGEDHYASVARSGKGTPAEMSGMNFAPGVTLYHPQSNNPSESQWIRASLMGEDHYASVARSGKGTPAEMSGMNFAPVATLYHPQSNNPSDPEWTRASLMGEDHYASVARSGKGTPAEMSGINFAPVATLYHPQSNNPSDPEWTRASLMGEDHYASVSRSGKDTPAETQKSNGAQATLNHPSSNNPSESQRTRASLMGEDHYASVAQSGKGTPAEMPRTYPGPTQTNTRVVYPQNYNPSAGHLTAAAVMQDGVGYIGPAGAKPDSSIWASFFPRHGDGTGMYDANTNGKQSDSVKSYFHPTNKPMQNCYCPYPLRAKNKLCYHRVTCFPKTTPTTTTPTTTTTTPTTTTTTPTTTTTTPTTSTTTPETTTTTPTTTTTTSTITTTTPTTTTTTPTTTTTTPTTTTTTPTTTATTPTTTTNTSTTTRRTDRTTSTTTDRTRPTTSTTTRRTMPTTTRTRDDASTPSNKMTKTPSSSKRK, from the exons ATGGGAGAAGATCACTATGCAAGCGTTGCTCGATCGGGTAAGGGCACTCCAGCCGAAATGTCGGGAATGAATTTCGCTCCAGTGGCTACATTGTACCATCCGCAAAGCAACAATCCTTCTGACCTAGAGTGGACAAGAGCATCATTAATGGGAGAAGACCACTATGCAAGCGTTTCTCGATCGGGTAAGGACACTCCAGCCGAAACGCAAAAATCAAATGGAGCCCAAGCTACACTGAATCATCCGTCAAGCAACAATCCTTCTGAATCACAGTGGATAAGAGCATCATTATTGGGAGAAGACCACTATGCAAGCGTTTCTCGATCGGGTAAGGGCACTCCAGCCGAAATGTCGGGAATAAATTTCGCTCCAGGGGTTGCAGAGGCGAAACCAGCAAGTGTCGCAAGCGTTGCTCGGTCAGATAATACCAAAGCGGCACAAACGCAAAAATCAAATGGAGCCCAAGCTACACTGAATCATCCGTCAAGCAACAATCCTTCTGAATCACAGTGGATAAGAGCATCATTATTGGGAGAAGACCACTATGCAAGCGTTTCTCGATCGGGTAAGGACACTCCAGCCGAA ACGCAAAAATCAAATGGAGCCCAAGCTACACTGAATCATCCGTCAAGCAACAATCCTTCTGAATCACAGTGGATAAGAGCATCATTATTGGGAGAAGACCACTATGCAAGCGTTTCTCGATCGGGTAAGGACACTCCAGCTGAAACGCAAAAATCAAATGGAGCCCAAGCTACACTGAATCATCCGTCAAGCAACAATCCTTCTGAATCACAGTGGATAAGAGCATCATTATTGGGAGAAGACCACTATGCAAGCGTTTCTCGATCGGGTAAGGACACTCCAGCTGAAACGCAAAAATCAAATGGAGCCCAAGCTACACTGAATCATCCGTCAAGCAACAATCCTTCTGAATCACAGTGGATAAGAGCATCATTATTGGGAGAAGACCACTATGCAAGCGTTTCTCGATCGGGTAAGGACACTCCAGCCGAAACGCAAAA ATCAAATGGAGCCCAAGCTACACTGAATCATCCGTCAAGCAACAATCCTTCTGAATCACAGTGGATAAGAGCATCATTATTGGGAGAAGACCACTATGCAAGCGTTTCTCGATCGGGTAAGGACACTCCAGCTGAAACGCAAAAATCAAATGGAGCCCAAGCTACACTGAATCATCCGTCAAGCAACAATCCTTCTGAATCACAGTGGATAAGAGCATCATTATTGGGAGAAGACCACTATGCAAGCGTTTCTCGATCGGGTAAGGACACTCCAGCTGAAACGCAAAAATCAAATGGAGCCCAAGCTACACTGAATCATCCGTCAAGCAACAATCCTTCTGAATCACAGTGGATAAGAGCATCATTATTGGGAGAAGACCACTATGCAAGCGTTTCTCGATCGGGTAAGGACACTCCAGCCGAAACGCAAAAATCAAATGGAGCCCAAGCTACACTGAATCATCCGTCAAGCAACAATCCTTCTGAATCACAGTGGATAAGAGCATCATTATTGGGAGAAGACCACTATGCAAGCGTTTCTCGATCGGGTAAGGACACTCCAGCCGAAACGCAAAAATCAAATGGAGCCCAAGCTACACTGAATCATCCGTCAAGCAACAATCCTTCTGAATCACAGTGGATAAGAGCATCATTATTGGGAGAAGACCACTATGCAAGCGTTTCTCGATCGGGTAAGGGCACTCCAGCCGAAATGTCGGGAATAAATTTCGCTCCAGGGGTTGCAGAGGCGAAACCAGCAAGTGTCGCAAGCGTTGCTCGGTCAGATAATACCAAAGCGGCACAAACGCAAAAATCAAATGGAGCCCAAGCTACACTGAATCATCCGTCAAGCAACAATCCTTCTGAATCACAGTGGATAAGAGCATCATTATTGGGAGAAGACCACTATGCAAGCGTTTCTCGATCGGGTAAGGACACTCCAGCCGAAACGCAAAAATCAAGTGGAGCCCAAGCTACACTGAATCATCCGTCAAGCAACAATCCTTCTGAATCACAGCGGACAAGAGCATCATTAATGGGAGAAGACCACTATGCAAGCGTTTCTCGATCGGGTAAGGGCACTCCAGCCGAAATGTCGGGAATGAATTTCGCTCCAGTGGCTACATTGTACCATCCGCAAAGCAACAATCCTTCTGACCCAGAGTGGACAAGAGCATCATTAATGGGAGAAGACCACTATGCAAGCGTTTCTCGATCGGGTAAGGACACTCCAGCCGAAACGCAAAAATCAAATGGAGCCCAAGCTACACTGAATCATCCGTCAAGCAACAATCCTTCTGAATCACAGTGGATAAGAGCATCATTATTGGGAGAAGACCACTATGCAAGCGTTTCTCGATCGGGTAAGGACACTCCAGCCGAAACGCAAAAATCAAATGGAGCCCAAGCTACACTGAATCATCCGTCAAGCAACAATCCTTCTGAATCACAGCGGACAAGAGCATCATTAATGGGAGAAGATCACTATGCAAGCGTTGCTCGATCGGGTAAGGGCACTCCAGCCGAAATGTCGGGAATGAATTTCGCTCCAGGGGTTACATTGTACCATCCGCAAAGTAACAATCCTTCTGAATCACAGTGGATAAGAGCATCATTAATGGGAGAAGATCACTATGCAAGCGTTGCTCGATCGGGTAAGGGCACTCCAGCCGAAATGTCGGGAATGAATTTCGCTCCAGTGGCTACATTGTACCATCCGCAAAGCAACAATCCTTCTGACCCAGAGTGGACAAGAGCATCATTAATGGGAGAAGACCACTATGCAAGCGTTGCTCGATCGGGTAAGGGCACTCCAGCCGAAATGTCGGGAATAAATTTCGCTCCAGTGGCTACATTGTACCATCCGCAAAGCAACAATCCTTCTGACCCAGAGTGGACAAGAGCATCATTAATGGGAGAAGACCACTATGCAAGCGTTTCTCGATCGGGTAAGGACACTCCAGCCGAAACGCAAAAATCAAATGGAGCCCAAGCTACACTGAATCATCCGTCAAGCAACAATCCTTCTGAATCACAGCGGACAAGAGCATCATTAATGGGAGAAGACCACTATGCAAGCGTTGCTCAATCGGGTAAGGGCACTCCAGCCGAAATGCCAAGGACATATCCAGGACCAACACAAACCAATACTAGAGTTGTTTATCCGCAAAACTATAATCCCTCTGCAGGGCATTTAACAGCTGCAGCAGTAATGCAAGATGGCGTTGGGTATATCGGTCCAGCTGGAGCAAAACCTGATAGTTCGATTTGGGCTTCCTTCTTTCCACGGCATGGTGATGGTACGGGGATGTATGATGCTAACACGAACGGGAAGCAGTCAGATAGTGTGAAATCATATTTTCATCCGACAAATAAACCCATGCAAAATTGTTACTGTCCTTATCCATTGAGGGCAAAGAATAAACTATGTTATCATAGGGTAACATGCTTTCCAAAAACGACTCCTACTACAACGACTCCTACTACAACGACAACGACTCCTACCACAACGACAACGACTCCTACCACAACGACAACGACTCCTACAACATCGACAACGACTCCTGAAACAACGACAACGACTCCtacaacaacgacaacgactTCTACTATAACGACAACGACTCCtacaacaacgacaacgactcctacaacaacgacaacgactcctacaacaacgacaacgactCCCACAACAACGGCAACGACTCCTACAACAACGACCAATACTTCTACAACGACACGCAGAACTGATCGTACAACGTCTACTACTACCGATAGAACTAGACCAACAACATCTACCACTACTCGGCGAACGATGCCCACCACTACTCGTACAAGGGACGACGCTTCTACCCCTTCAAATAAAATGACTAAAACTCCTTCTTCGAGTAAACGAAAGTGA
- the LOC118502822 gene encoding serine-rich adhesin for platelets-like isoform X3: MGEDHYASVARSGKGTPAEMSGMNFAPVATLYHPQSNNPSDLEWTRASLMGEDHYASVSRSGKDTPAETQKSNGAQATLNHPSSNNPSESQWIRASLLGEDHYASVSRSGKGTPAEMSGINFAPGVAEAKPASVASVARSDNTKAAQTQKSNGAQATLNHPSSNNPSESQWIRASLLGEDHYASVSRSGKDTPAETQKSNGAQATLNHPSSNNPSESQWIRASLLGEDHYASVSRSGKDTPAETQKSNGAQATLNHPSSNNPSESQWIRASLLGEDHYASVSRSGKDTPAETQKSNGAQATLNHPSSNNPSESQWIRASLLGEDHYASVSRSGKDTPAETQKSNGAQATLNHPSSNNPSESQWIRASLLGEDHYASVSRSGKGTPAEMSGINFAPGVTEAKPASVASVARSDNTKAAQTQKSNGAQATLNHPSSNNPSESQWIRASLLGEDHYASVSRSGKDTPAETQKSNGAQATLNHPSSNNPSESQWIRASLLGEDHYASVSRSGKDTPAETQKSNGAQATLNHPSSNNPSESQWIRASLLGEDHYASVSRSGKDTPAETQKSNGAQATLNHPSSNNPSESQWIRASLLGEDHYASVSRSGKGTPAEMSGINFAPGVAEAKPASVASVARSDNTKAAQTQKSNGAQATLNHPSSNNPSESQWIRASLLGEDHYASVSRSGKDTPAETQKSSGAQATLNHPSSNNPSESQRTRASLMGEDHYASVSRSGKGTPAEMSGMNFAPVATLYHPQSNNPSDPEWTRASLMGEDHYASVSRSGKDTPAETQKSNGAQATLNHPSSNNPSESQWIRASLLGEDHYASVSRSGKDTPAETQKSNGAQATLNHPSSNNPSESQRTRASLMGEDHYASVARSGKGTPAEMSGMNFAPGVTLYHPQSNNPSESQWIRASLMGEDHYASVARSGKGTPAEMSGMNFAPVATLYHPQSNNPSDPEWTRASLMGEDHYASVARSGKGTPAEMSGINFAPVATLYHPQSNNPSDPEWTRASLMGEDHYASVSRSGKDTPAETQKSNGAQATLNHPSSNNPSESQRTRASLMGEDHYASVAQSGKGTPAEMPRTYPGPTQTNTRVVYPQNYNPSAGHLTAAAVMQDGVGYIGPAGAKPDSSIWASFFPRHGDGTGMYDANTNGKQSDSVKSYFHPTNKPMQNCYCPYPLRAKNKLCYHRVTCFPKTTPTTTTPTTTTTTPTTTTTTPTTTTTTPTTSTTTPETTTTTPTTTTTTSTITTTTPTTTTTTPTTTTTTPTTTTTTPTTTATTPTTTTNTSTTTRRTDRTTSTTTDRTRPTTSTTTRRTMPTTTRTRDDASTPSNKMTKTPSSSKRK; this comes from the exons ATGGGAGAAGATCACTATGCAAGCGTTGCTCGATCGGGTAAGGGCACTCCAGCCGAAATGTCGGGAATGAATTTCGCTCCAGTGGCTACATTGTACCATCCGCAAAGCAACAATCCTTCTGACCTAGAGTGGACAAGAGCATCATTAATGGGAGAAGACCACTATGCAAGCGTTTCTCGATCGGGTAAGGACACTCCAGCCGAAACGCAAAAATCAAATGGAGCCCAAGCTACACTGAATCATCCGTCAAGCAACAATCCTTCTGAATCACAGTGGATAAGAGCATCATTATTGGGAGAAGACCACTATGCAAGCGTTTCTCGATCGGGTAAGGGCACTCCAGCCGAAATGTCGGGAATAAATTTCGCTCCAGGGGTTGCAGAGGCGAAACCAGCAAGTGTCGCAAGCGTTGCTCGGTCAGATAATACCAAAGCGGCACAAACGCAAAAATCAAATGGAGCCCAAGCTACACTGAATCATCCGTCAAGCAACAATCCTTCTGAATCACAGTGGATAAGAGCATCATTATTGGGAGAAGACCACTATGCAAGCGTTTCTCGATCGGGTAAGGACACTCCAGCCGAA ACGCAAAAATCAAATGGAGCCCAAGCTACACTGAATCATCCGTCAAGCAACAATCCTTCTGAATCACAGTGGATAAGAGCATCATTATTGGGAGAAGACCACTATGCAAGCGTTTCTCGATCGGGTAAGGACACTCCAGCTGAAACGCAAAAATCAAATGGAGCCCAAGCTACACTGAATCATCCGTCAAGCAACAATCCTTCTGAATCACAGTGGATAAGAGCATCATTATTGGGAGAAGACCACTATGCAAGCGTTTCTCGATCGGGTAAGGACACTCCAGCTGAAACGCAAAAATCAAATGGAGCCCAAGCTACACTGAATCATCCGTCAAGCAACAATCCTTCTGAATCACAGTGGATAAGAGCATCATTATTGGGAGAAGACCACTATGCAAGCGTTTCTCGATCGGGTAAGGACACTCCAGCCGAAACGCAAAAATCAAATGGAGCCCAAGCTACACTGAATCATCCGTCAAGCAACAATCCTTCTGAATCACAGTGGATAAGAGCATCATTATTGGGAGAAGACCACTATGCAAGCGTTTCTCGATCGGGTAAGGGCACTCCAGCCGAAATGTCGGGAATAAATTTCGCTCCAGGGGTTACAGAGGCGAAACCAGCAAGTGTCGCAAGCGTTGCTCGGTCAGATAATACCAAAGCGGCACAAACGCAAAA ATCAAATGGAGCCCAAGCTACACTGAATCATCCGTCAAGCAACAATCCTTCTGAATCACAGTGGATAAGAGCATCATTATTGGGAGAAGACCACTATGCAAGCGTTTCTCGATCGGGTAAGGACACTCCAGCTGAAACGCAAAAATCAAATGGAGCCCAAGCTACACTGAATCATCCGTCAAGCAACAATCCTTCTGAATCACAGTGGATAAGAGCATCATTATTGGGAGAAGACCACTATGCAAGCGTTTCTCGATCGGGTAAGGACACTCCAGCCGAAACGCAAAAATCAAATGGAGCCCAAGCTACACTGAATCATCCGTCAAGCAACAATCCTTCTGAATCACAGTGGATAAGAGCATCATTATTGGGAGAAGACCACTATGCAAGCGTTTCTCGATCGGGTAAGGACACTCCAGCCGAAACGCAAAAATCAAATGGAGCCCAAGCTACACTGAATCATCCGTCAAGCAACAATCCTTCTGAATCACAGTGGATAAGAGCATCATTATTGGGAGAAGACCACTATGCAAGCGTTTCTCGATCGGGTAAGGGCACTCCAGCCGAAATGTCGGGAATAAATTTCGCTCCAGGGGTTGCAGAGGCGAAACCAGCAAGTGTCGCAAGCGTTGCTCGGTCAGATAATACCAAAGCGGCACAAACGCAAAAATCAAATGGAGCCCAAGCTACACTGAATCATCCGTCAAGCAACAATCCTTCTGAATCACAGTGGATAAGAGCATCATTATTGGGAGAAGACCACTATGCAAGCGTTTCTCGATCGGGTAAGGACACTCCAGCCGAAACGCAAAAATCAAGTGGAGCCCAAGCTACACTGAATCATCCGTCAAGCAACAATCCTTCTGAATCACAGCGGACAAGAGCATCATTAATGGGAGAAGACCACTATGCAAGCGTTTCTCGATCGGGTAAGGGCACTCCAGCCGAAATGTCGGGAATGAATTTCGCTCCAGTGGCTACATTGTACCATCCGCAAAGCAACAATCCTTCTGACCCAGAGTGGACAAGAGCATCATTAATGGGAGAAGACCACTATGCAAGCGTTTCTCGATCGGGTAAGGACACTCCAGCCGAAACGCAAAAATCAAATGGAGCCCAAGCTACACTGAATCATCCGTCAAGCAACAATCCTTCTGAATCACAGTGGATAAGAGCATCATTATTGGGAGAAGACCACTATGCAAGCGTTTCTCGATCGGGTAAGGACACTCCAGCCGAAACGCAAAAATCAAATGGAGCCCAAGCTACACTGAATCATCCGTCAAGCAACAATCCTTCTGAATCACAGCGGACAAGAGCATCATTAATGGGAGAAGATCACTATGCAAGCGTTGCTCGATCGGGTAAGGGCACTCCAGCCGAAATGTCGGGAATGAATTTCGCTCCAGGGGTTACATTGTACCATCCGCAAAGTAACAATCCTTCTGAATCACAGTGGATAAGAGCATCATTAATGGGAGAAGATCACTATGCAAGCGTTGCTCGATCGGGTAAGGGCACTCCAGCCGAAATGTCGGGAATGAATTTCGCTCCAGTGGCTACATTGTACCATCCGCAAAGCAACAATCCTTCTGACCCAGAGTGGACAAGAGCATCATTAATGGGAGAAGACCACTATGCAAGCGTTGCTCGATCGGGTAAGGGCACTCCAGCCGAAATGTCGGGAATAAATTTCGCTCCAGTGGCTACATTGTACCATCCGCAAAGCAACAATCCTTCTGACCCAGAGTGGACAAGAGCATCATTAATGGGAGAAGACCACTATGCAAGCGTTTCTCGATCGGGTAAGGACACTCCAGCCGAAACGCAAAAATCAAATGGAGCCCAAGCTACACTGAATCATCCGTCAAGCAACAATCCTTCTGAATCACAGCGGACAAGAGCATCATTAATGGGAGAAGACCACTATGCAAGCGTTGCTCAATCGGGTAAGGGCACTCCAGCCGAAATGCCAAGGACATATCCAGGACCAACACAAACCAATACTAGAGTTGTTTATCCGCAAAACTATAATCCCTCTGCAGGGCATTTAACAGCTGCAGCAGTAATGCAAGATGGCGTTGGGTATATCGGTCCAGCTGGAGCAAAACCTGATAGTTCGATTTGGGCTTCCTTCTTTCCACGGCATGGTGATGGTACGGGGATGTATGATGCTAACACGAACGGGAAGCAGTCAGATAGTGTGAAATCATATTTTCATCCGACAAATAAACCCATGCAAAATTGTTACTGTCCTTATCCATTGAGGGCAAAGAATAAACTATGTTATCATAGGGTAACATGCTTTCCAAAAACGACTCCTACTACAACGACTCCTACTACAACGACAACGACTCCTACCACAACGACAACGACTCCTACCACAACGACAACGACTCCTACAACATCGACAACGACTCCTGAAACAACGACAACGACTCCtacaacaacgacaacgactTCTACTATAACGACAACGACTCCtacaacaacgacaacgactcctacaacaacgacaacgactcctacaacaacgacaacgactCCCACAACAACGGCAACGACTCCTACAACAACGACCAATACTTCTACAACGACACGCAGAACTGATCGTACAACGTCTACTACTACCGATAGAACTAGACCAACAACATCTACCACTACTCGGCGAACGATGCCCACCACTACTCGTACAAGGGACGACGCTTCTACCCCTTCAAATAAAATGACTAAAACTCCTTCTTCGAGTAAACGAAAGTGA